A single window of Streptomyces sudanensis DNA harbors:
- a CDS encoding ABC transporter substrate-binding protein, producing the protein MFNRTSLQATAALASISLLAGCGLFAGDEAEAESKIVVGTTSSPTTLDPAAAWDSSWELYRNVFQTLLSFPTGSTTPQPDAADCRFTDGTSQVFQCDLREGLRFSSGTPVDAEAVKHSIERIRTINAEGGPSGLLGSLDKIETNGDRTVIFRLKESDATFPFVLATPATSIVDPVSYPADRVREDGKVVGSGPYLLSEYTEGVQARLVKNPTYKGYADRKNTAVTIRYFGESEALVAALKKKQIDVTYRGLTAEEVVDLSEKKAENEGLQVVELTGATIHYLVFNPKDPQAGKPAVRQAVAQVIDRGTLVSKAYKGTAEPLYSMVPKGIAGHTTKFFDHYGDPDVAKARSILRKAGIDEPVKLTIGYTTDRYGSSAVAEFTEIKRQLEASGLFEVTLVGKPWKDFQTAYQKGEYPVFGRGWFPDFPDPDNFVAPFVGKKNVHAAPYEQQEITDRLLPESRRKSDRATVVKQFERAQQIFVEDVRMLPLWQGKLYIAASEEIGGAERALDPQTVMQVWELHRKTSW; encoded by the coding sequence GTGTTCAACCGGACCAGCCTGCAGGCGACTGCAGCTCTTGCGTCCATATCCCTGCTGGCGGGATGCGGCCTCTTCGCGGGAGATGAGGCCGAAGCGGAAAGCAAGATCGTCGTGGGTACGACGAGCTCCCCCACCACCCTCGACCCGGCGGCCGCGTGGGACAGCTCCTGGGAGCTGTACCGGAACGTCTTCCAGACGCTGCTGAGTTTCCCCACGGGCAGTACGACCCCCCAGCCGGACGCGGCGGACTGCAGGTTCACCGACGGCACCAGCCAGGTGTTCCAGTGCGACCTGCGCGAGGGGCTGCGGTTCTCCTCCGGCACCCCGGTCGACGCCGAGGCCGTCAAGCACTCGATCGAGCGGATCCGCACGATCAACGCGGAGGGCGGACCCAGCGGGCTCCTCGGATCCCTCGACAAGATCGAGACGAACGGCGACAGGACGGTGATCTTCCGCCTCAAGGAGTCGGACGCCACCTTCCCCTTCGTCCTGGCCACGCCCGCCACGTCGATCGTCGACCCCGTCTCCTACCCGGCGGACCGGGTCCGCGAGGACGGCAAGGTGGTCGGCTCCGGCCCGTACCTGCTGAGCGAGTACACCGAGGGCGTGCAGGCCCGGCTGGTCAAGAACCCCACGTACAAGGGGTACGCCGACCGCAAGAACACCGCCGTCACCATCCGCTACTTCGGCGAGTCCGAGGCGCTGGTCGCCGCGCTGAAGAAGAAGCAGATCGACGTCACCTACCGCGGCCTGACCGCCGAGGAGGTCGTCGACCTCAGCGAGAAGAAGGCCGAGAACGAGGGCCTCCAGGTCGTCGAGCTGACCGGCGCGACCATCCACTACCTGGTCTTCAACCCCAAGGACCCGCAGGCCGGCAAGCCCGCCGTCCGCCAGGCCGTCGCGCAGGTCATCGACCGCGGAACCCTCGTCTCCAAGGCGTACAAGGGAACCGCCGAACCGCTGTACTCGATGGTCCCCAAGGGCATCGCCGGGCACACCACCAAGTTCTTCGACCACTACGGCGACCCGGACGTCGCCAAGGCGAGGAGCATCCTGCGCAAGGCCGGGATCGACGAGCCGGTGAAGCTGACCATCGGCTACACCACCGACCGGTACGGCTCCTCCGCGGTGGCCGAGTTCACCGAGATCAAGCGGCAGCTGGAGGCCTCCGGGCTGTTCGAGGTGACCCTCGTCGGCAAGCCCTGGAAGGACTTCCAGACCGCGTACCAGAAGGGCGAGTACCCCGTCTTCGGCCGCGGCTGGTTCCCGGACTTCCCGGACCCGGACAACTTCGTCGCGCCGTTCGTGGGCAAGAAGAACGTCCACGCCGCGCCGTACGAGCAGCAGGAGATCACCGACCGGCTGCTGCCCGAGTCGCGCCGCAAGAGCGACCGCGCGACGGTCGTCAAGCAGTTCGAGCGGGCCCAGCAGATCTTCGTCGAGGACGTCCGGATGCTGCCCCTGTGGCAGGGCAAGCTGTACATCGCGGCCAGCGAGGAGATCGGCGGTGCCGAGCGCGCCCTCGACCCGCAGACCGTCATGCAGGTGTGGGAGCTGCACCGCAAGACCAGCTGGTGA
- the ung gene encoding uracil-DNA glycosylase: MTDTAMLPESWRGVLGDELQKPYFEQLTEFVEEERAKGPVYPPREEVFAALDATPYDKVKVLVLGQDPYHGEGQGHGLCFSVRPGVRIPPSLRNIYKELRDDLGHPVPDNGYLMPWAEQGVLLLNAVLTVRAGEANSHKGKGWEKFTDAVIRAVASRPDPAVFVLWGNYAQKKLPLIDESRHAVVKGAHPSPLSAKKFFGSRPFTQIDRAVAEQGHEPIDWRIPDLG, from the coding sequence GTGACCGACACCGCCATGCTGCCCGAGTCCTGGCGCGGCGTCCTCGGCGACGAACTGCAGAAGCCGTACTTCGAGCAGCTCACCGAGTTCGTCGAGGAGGAACGGGCCAAGGGGCCGGTCTACCCTCCGCGGGAGGAGGTGTTCGCCGCCCTCGACGCCACCCCGTACGACAAGGTCAAGGTCCTCGTCCTGGGCCAGGACCCGTACCACGGGGAGGGCCAGGGGCACGGCCTGTGCTTCTCCGTGCGACCGGGCGTCAGGATCCCGCCGTCCCTGCGGAACATCTACAAGGAACTGCGGGACGACCTCGGCCACCCCGTCCCGGACAACGGCTACCTCATGCCGTGGGCCGAGCAGGGGGTGCTGCTGCTCAACGCCGTGCTGACCGTGCGCGCCGGCGAGGCCAACTCCCACAAGGGCAAGGGCTGGGAGAAGTTCACCGACGCCGTCATCCGCGCCGTCGCCTCCCGCCCCGACCCGGCCGTGTTCGTCCTGTGGGGCAACTACGCGCAGAAGAAGCTGCCGCTCATCGACGAGTCGCGGCACGCCGTGGTGAAGGGCGCCCACCCGTCGCCGCTCTCCGCGAAGAAGTTCTTCGGCTCCCGGCCCTTCACGCAGATCGACCGGGCCGTCGCCGAGCAGGGCCACGAACCGATCGACTGGCGCATCCCCGACCTCGGCTGA